One segment of Anopheles stephensi strain Indian chromosome 3, UCI_ANSTEP_V1.0, whole genome shotgun sequence DNA contains the following:
- the LOC118511628 gene encoding serine/threonine-protein kinase ATM, producing the protein MSTSTSSGSRMAVMDRDLCSLMVEMPSEKVTVRQKAFNKMNTILNNREEDFLACMQSDSFETAWSALFDAAYHGIQRQSYGSASKGQAQSKNYDYVVVLHKLIELAMDREEGPQLSYGQLIGAFVRAMSDQALREGFGLCFLQVLQKFVLSTKWSLTTVSCEQWNDLLDGCFVMMDTSQAAKYTASSCLSLAVVKFLNNCSMPTLLAAYLTRLMDHIRQTANEKKSNVLYELINTAFNVIQALAVDCRSKIIHFLESLVPYAVKIYKEGNLRNEQKSVLFRLMHLSLIILYPEGKSHVNAKRLTKDCARPSEDGEVCKKTLREYHYIVTSEMKAREQSSSSQGAKDSALFCDGFIDFAARLCYTVYWNEDNWKESNSDESAVKRNKQFNKLQSIMDMVGTAPNQFNTRWLFVLSAVLDRYEAAIGAEDYMRLLQLLCNIQPSLQSPHEHNAFYRCCAELLAFEQKPTYKPLATVLQEEQTELWNKIVAATFRGCTNTAARTCSESNLLLQLLIRHRKYPNIGFLHGTVLEAFYTYAVEKTNTNVGTVLSVLDTVGNVERLGSVDAVLTKLFNYLYPQTRETKSKAILHAKERLSAKLLAQISILAVVTKRSAPEQRDHQVPRKPDRAQRTVLRECLYYEQDERLQALEHRLRLHSLEELLELAEDSPKRKHGLPTTEPVYRYNINDPLFARLCELVKFDTHILPDENDFLVDGLICICYDLELYLQMLNVLLLHEAYNEQQCSKSTLYKKVLLKFDQLNAGFNRLLNDATLSETKTNSIADRLLALVRGPYHPTVQKLLQKTEHTMIVRWVIGQIDLVEGEDSQCVAIVPEGALSSEQQCRRCLHHILAEYLQYDGPSAGEVHDLLDKLGLNVYNSLDLFYMFDLCRILLKQNSHELVAVWVLRNIVQVCKIHYTNPSITEQIIDLYADLTAFVSPYEDMARNVTIVLYSFVKQCAKHTYSTALQVKIFAQVKYLLRAYPQHIRTQTHESIYAGLVPLLSSASYRVKLEAVRNILHFMKHDWAHTDVADIPCSFYEFQTELYDQINFDELIRGADEDERVNVISCCLQLLLGIFHTSFMLRRRALGDFVLVIQAGNVNDDKIAHTIRIASGASDIDFRKLLQTNLDSVLELWLTKGHRLLDFPYRIAGKITSIEEFVQQFRKTVAFVILCMQPDRFEQFCHSVGIQQTEMVKSILPKCVSFLLPKYAKCAEMTARYNVMAARMHKALAPFLSAVDLKEHVSEIIKHLTQRLNESEAVSKLAELHLPSCTIGSDLFISKATYATALEHLKQSVWGSASIKFSLLSNLCLKNSSAIERTLAEVKRWLWAAEEPEQKMVHLLQYSVLLEHLQEYIGQQKERSFKPYLVRDVVCFLCNTLSAFPALRTATLNSFERFLANVVTAADGAELLAEQLHTIVSSLLEVECAEPSSSVSHKSLSLLRFLILQHTTLFGSAIGKLNYLPCDKRFDELRLMIARQKSAGGESLLPGEEIAALIELPNLRYEDLAALKITLTTKKDDLKRLCDELSDQRASDSGASGESVLHRLVYILLEVVRNSPFDKRSIEALRCLGEIGPIDLGTMLLKSDAELIAYDTISNSKEAIERCVDVLLRELDVLLTSKNVSVANVASLVCYKLLYGKTFHALAAKLPTLHPFLGTAPEEVKLFSYTAGRELTLQTILAHERLIYPAFVQQLSGALLAFLGNTTLKKLAEQETTFAEKLVPLLVQIAIKQFEESIIDKVGHFINDFFSKFGLVRTDPSQHTIFNDPKAIQLMLTVVECTRIHNQLFPQYKISINYLPVAQASHFCQAHFKAILYGELWYREEVDTGNGDAKKNPKLLDLMKMCHLAIGVNDAVQSFLNPIQERLEYHRLEQSYAKCLVMQDASVVWGENAREGTAHTSAQEGFLQTLKDACLYGLARSLPVAPQQVDYECAWRLSDWNVLIGTDGTDATGGTVAGTNGLHVQSRAFERAHYTALKCLQLRDELAVDSAIVEARRAVSEIFKLTSIESTKHIYHGLCRLRMLQQVEDFGDIHFAKQIDCEQDMLHRWKQQDELPHSEFTLLECILSQRLSIFSTGGIRAKRSWIPPAVYSTLLLLIHESRLRGYVNCAIRNVALIGKEEQLPANIQSVVMLENAQLNWTSGHRLVARELAWEVMTSSKYNDPMVKAVAFRLYGEFQAEGHLQEIKSLCSDYFQQAEKCVNYVVSKQQGTGGEQKTPAGTIPSSHRCFEVDRNYTVQHTVAKYADREFVRLSNFFRSQEWEARKANLARMEEEATRLKAEAAHATDQRRKDVGRSLHFMHKNLQRDRKAAEEVEQSRGDYLNLALCYYLMYAKQTTIVSDMVIFRIISLWLNNQQNKSAKELIEESLLSIPSYKFIAVLPQLTPRVGVHGDVGALVQRALVRCALDHPHHTLPFVFAQLHAFKDQPDHETPANDNRLLGVREVYNKLRQEPSLEQMLQQSERMNLALIELANKTLSSSPSFREYTMTKRDPLGLLANLDLVHCPTVELPVVRDGNYRARIVGIRRWDPKVIGVGGINAPKKLTCLCLDGSKRTQLLKGKDDMRQDAVMQQVFGILNILLRHDKETAHRKLSVRTYKVVPLSRQSGVLEWCNNTMPIGAWLLTGHVKYRPQDIEPTAARKKFTNNAQAGMTVEKKLQNYLDICGKIRPVFRHYFLEQYHKPGVWFERQQNYIKSVAASSMIGYVLGIGDRHVQNILIDKRTGEVIHIDFGIAFEMGKNLPTPETVPFRLTRDIVDGMGISGVEGVFRRSCEKTLEVLRNNQTVILAILEVLLYDPLYSWNVLSNKKANRRQQQAYLSGDESDADEAIGLPIRRDINVTAERTLMQVEEKLLGQEDSKYISVEGQVQMLIFNATNKRNLCQVFAGWQPYL; encoded by the exons AACCTTACTGGCCGCCTATCTGACCCGTCTGATGGACCACATACGGCAGACGGCGAACGAGAAGAAGAGCAACGTGCTTTACGAGCTCATCAATACGGCTTTCAATGTTATCCAGGCG cttGCAGTGGATTGTAGGAGCAAAATAATCCACTTCCTGGAGTCGCTCGTCCCGTACGCGGTGAAGATTTACAAGGAGGGCAATCTGCGCAACGAACAGAAAAGTGTACTGTTCCGTCTGATGCACCTGTCGCTGATCATTCTGTATCCGGAGGGAAAGTCTCACGTTAATGCGAAAAGACTTACCAAAGACTGTGCACGACCTTCCGAGGACGGAGAAGTTTGTAAGAAAACGTTGCGTGAGTATCACTACATCGTGACGAGCGAGATGAAGGCACGGGAACAGTCCTCGTCGTCGCAAGGCGCTAAGGACAGCGCACTGTTTTGTGATGGTTTTATCGATTTTGCTGCCCGACTGTGCTACACG GTTTATTGGAATGAAGATAATTGGAAGGAAAGCAACAGTGATGAATCGGCCGTCAAGAGAAACAAGCAGTTCAACAAACTGCAAAGCATAATGGATATGGTCGGAACAGCTCCGAATCAGTTCAATACCCGTTG GTTGTTCGTATTGTCGGCAGTGCTCGACAGATACGAGGCGGCTATCGGCGCCGAAGACTACATGCGTTTGCTGCAGCTTTTGTGCAACATCCAACCGTCGTTACAGTCACCGCACGAGCATAATGCATTTTACCGGTGTTGTGCCGAGCTGCTTGCCTTCGAGCAAAAGCCAACGTACAAACCGTTGGCCACTGTCTTGCAGGAGGAGCAAACTGAGCTGTGGAACAAGATCGTAGCGGCCACCTTCCGTGGGTGCACCAACACCGCTGCCCGAACGTGCAGTGAATCGAACctgttgctgcagctgctcaTACGCCACCGGAAGTATCCCAACATCGGCTTCCTGCATGGTACGGTTCTGGAAGCCTTCTACACCTATGCCGTGGAGAAAACGAACACTAACGTCGGTACGGTGCTGAGCGTGCTGGACACGGTGGGCAATGTGGAGCGTTTGGGCAGTGTGGACGCTGTGCTGACGAAACTGTTCAACTATCTGTACCCCCAAACGAGGGAAACCAAATCCAAAGCAATACTGCACGCCAAGGAACGATTAAGCGCCAAGCTGCTGGCACAAATTTCGATTCTCGCCGTAGTAACGAAGCGTTCCGCACCGGAACAACGGGATCACCAGGTACCACGCAAACCAGACAGGGCGCAACGGACGGTTTTGCGTGAGTGTTTGTATTACGAGCAGGATGAACGGCTGCAAGCGTTAGAGCATCGGCTTCGCCTGCACAGCCTGGAGGAGCTGTTGGAACTGGCGGAAGACAGTCCGAAGCGGAAGCATGGTCTGCCAACTACCGAGCCCGTGTACCGCTACAACATTAACGACCCACTGTTCGCGCGTCTGTGCGAGCTGGTAAAGTTCGACACACACATCCTGCCCGATGAGAATGATTTTCTCGTCGATGGGCTGATCTGCATTTGCTACGATCTGGAGCTGTATCTGCAGATGCTGaacgtgctgctgctccacgAAGCGTACAACGAGCAGCAGTGCAGCAAGAGCACACTCTACAAAAAGGTTCTGCTCAAGTTCGATCAGCTAAATGCGGGGTTCAATCGACTGCTGAACGATGCGacgttgagcgaaaccaagaCGAACAGTATCGCCGATCGGTTGCTGGCCCTTGTGCGTGGTCCTTACCATCCGACGGTCCAAAAGCTGCTACAGAAAACGGAACATACGATGATTGTGCGATGGGTAATCGGTCAGATTGACCTGGTAGAGGGTGAAGATTCTCAGTGCGTGGCGATCGTGCCGGAAGGTGCGCTTTCTTCCGAGCAGCAATGTCGGCGCTGTTTGCACCACATTCTAGCGGAATATCTACAGTACGATGGACCAAGTGCGGGCGAAGTGCACGACCTGTTGGACAAGCTGGGGCTGAACGTGTACAACAGTTTGGATTTGTTCTACATGTTCGATCTGTGCCGTATCCTACTGAAGCAAAATTCGCACGAGCTGGTGGCGGTTTGGGTGCTTCGGAACATTGTGCAGGTTTGCAAAATCCACTACACCAACCCTAGCATTACGGAGCAGATTATTGATTTATACGCTG ATTTAACCGCCTTTGTGAGCCCCTATGAAGACATGGCCCGCAACGTTACGATCGTGCTGTACTCGTTTGTAAAGCAGTGCGCGAAGCATACGTACTCCACCGCGCTGCAGGTGAAGATATTCGCCCAGGTCAAGTATCTGCTCCGAGCCTATCCGCAGCACATCCGCACGCAGACGCATGAAAGCATTTACGCCGGGTTGGTCCCGCTTTTGAGCAGTGCCAGCTACCGCGTCAAGCTGGAAGCAGTCCGGAACATTTTGCACTTTATGAAGCACGACTGGGCGCATACCGATGTGGCGGACATTCCGTGCAGTTTTTACGAATTTCAAACCGAGTTGTACGATCAGATTAACTTCGACGAGCTGATACGTGGCGCGGATGAGGACGAGCGGGTCAACGTGATTAGTTGCTGCCTTCAGCTGCTGCTTGGAATATTCCACACGAGCTTCATGCTGCGCAGACGGGCTTTGGGCGATTTTGTGCTGGTCATCCAAGCGGGAAATGTTAACGATG ACAAAATTGCACACACCATTCGAATAGCGTCGGGAGCGAGCGATATAGACTTCCGCAAGCTACTTCAAACGAATCTCGACTCCGTGCTGGAACTGTGGCTTACCAAAGGGCATAGGTTGCTCGATTTTCCGTACCGCATCGCCGGTAAAATCACCTCCATCGAAGAGTTTGTGCAGCAGTTTAGGAAAACGGTCGCTTTCGTCATCCTGTGCATGCAGCCGGACCGGTTCGAACAGTTTTGCCATTCGGTCGGCATACAGCAAACGGAAATGGTGAAG AGTATACTGCCGAAATGTGTGTCTTTTCTGCTGCCAAAGTACGCCAAGTGCGCTGAAATGACTGCCAGGTATAATGTGATGGCCGCCCGAATGCACAAAGCTCTTGCTCCCTTCCTCAGTGCGGTAGATTTGAAGGAACACGTGTCGGAAATCATCAAGCATCTCACACAGCGATTGAACGAAAGCGAAGCAGTGAGCAAACTTGCCGAGCTCCACCTGCCCAGCTGCACGATCGGCAGCGATCTGTTCATCAGCAAAGCCACATACGCAACAGCGCTGGAGCATTTGAAGCAATCCGTGTGGGGCTCAGCGTCCATCAAGTTTAGCTTGCTGAGCAACCTATGCCTCAAGAACAGTTCGGCCATCGAGCGGACGCTAGCGGAGGTGAAACGATGGCTGTGGGCTGCCGAAGAACCGGAGCAAAAAATGGTTCACCTGCTGCAGTACAGCGTCCTGTTGGAACACCTGCAAGAGTACATTGGGCAGCAGAAGGAACGATCCTTTAAACCGTACCTTGTGCGTGATGTGGTTTGCTTTCTGTGCAACACTCTGTCAGCGTTTCCGGCGTTACGCACAGCCACACTGAACAGCTTCGAACGGTTTCTTGCCAATGTGGTAACGGCGGCCGATGGTGCCGAACTGCTGGCCGAACAGCTGCACACGATCGTATCATCCTTGCTGGAGGTCGAATGTGCCGAACCGTCGTCGAGCGTTTCGCACAAATCGCTCTCGCTGTTACGGTTCCTAATCTTACAACACACCACCCTGTTCGGAAGTGCGATCGGTAAGCTTAACTACCTGCCCTGTGACAAGCGCTTCGATGAGTTGCGTTTGATGATTGCGCGCCAAAAATCGGCTGGCGGTGAAAGTTTGCTACCGGGCGAGGAAATTGCTGCCCTGATCGAGTTGCCCAATCTGAGGTACGAAGATTTAGCCGCTTTAAAAATTACG TTAACTACGAAAAAAGATGATCTGAAGCGACTGTGCGACGAATTGTCTGACCAGCGTGCGTCCGACTCGGGTGCTAGCGGCGAAAGCGTTCTGCACCGGTTGGTGTACATTTTGCTGGAAGTTGTGCGAAATTCTCCATTCGATAAG CGTTCGATAGAAGCGCTGAGGTGTTTGGGCGAAATAGGACCGATCGATTTGGGCACAATGTTGCTCAAGTCGGATGCCGAATTGATTGCGTACGATACG atcAGCAACTCAAAGGAAGCAATCGAACGGTGCGTTGATGTTTTGTTGCGCGAGCTGGACGTATTGCTGACGAGCAAAAACGTGTCCGTGGCAAACGTGGCCTCGCTAGTTTGCTACAAATTGCTGTACGGCAAAACATTCCACGCTTTGGCGG CAAAGCTTCCAACGCTTCATCCCTTTTTGGGCACCGCGCCGGAAGAGGTGAAACTGTTCTCGTACACTGCGGGCCGGGAGTTGACGTTGCAGACGATCCTTGCCCACGAACGACTTATCTACCCGGCGTTTGTGCAACAACTGTCTGGCGCATTGTTGGCTTTTTTGGGTAACACGACGCTCAAAAAGCTGGCCGAACAGGAAACTACGTTTGCCGAAAAGCTCGTCCCTTTGCTGGTGCAGATAGCGATCAAGCAATTCGAAGAATCGATCATCGATAAAGTGGGGCATTTT ataaatgattttttctcTAAATTTGGCCTTGTGCGAACCGACCCAAGCCAGCACACCATCTTCAACGATCCCAAAGCCATACAGCTGATGCTTACGGTAGTGGAGTGCACCAGGATACATAATCAGTT GTTTCCTCAGTATAAAATCTCCATCAACTATCTACCGGTAGCACAAGCTTCGCACTTCTGTCAGGCACACTTCAAGGCGATCCTGTACGGTGAGCTGTGGTACCGCGAGGAGGTGGACACGGGCAATGGGGATGCGAAAAAGAATCCCAAACTTCTGGACCTAATGAAAATGTGCCATCTGGCAATCGGGGTGAACGATGCGGTTCAATCGTTCCTAAACCCAATCCAGGAACGGTTGGAATACCATCGGTTGGAGCAAAGTTACGCCAAATGTTTGGTGATGCAGGATGCTAGCGTGGTTTGGGGAGAAAACGCCCGCGAGGGTACGGCCCACACCAGTGCCCAGGAAGGCTTCCTACAAACGTTGAAAGATGCGTGTCTGTATGGGTTGGCAAGATCGCTCCCGGTAGCACCGCAGCAGGTCGACTACGAATGTGCCTGGCGTCTGTCGGACTGGAACGTTCTAATCGGCACCGACGGTACCGATGCAACGGGGGGAACCGTGGCTGGGACGAATGGGTTGCACGTGCAGTCCCGTGCCTTCGAACGCGCCCACTACACAGCGCTCAAATGTTTGCAGCTAAGGGATGAGCTGGCGGTAGACAGTGCGATCGTTGAGGCGCGCCGAGCCGTCAGTGAAATTTTCAAACTTACCAGCATCGAATCGACCAAACACATTTACCACGGTTTGTGCCGGCTGCGCATGTTACAGCAGGTGGAGGACTTTGGAGACATTCATTTCGCCAAGCAGATCGACTGCGAGCAGGACATGCTGCACCGGTGGAAGCAACAGGACGAGCTGCCGCACAGTGAATTCACGCTGCTGGAATGCATCCTATCGCAGAGGCTGTCCATCTTCAGCACCGGTGGGATCCGTGCGAAGCGGAGCTGGATTCCGCCGGCGGTTTACagcacactgctgctgctgatccacGAATCGCGCCTCCGAGGTTACGTCAATTGTGCGATACGAAATGTGGCGCTGATCGGCAAGGAAGAGCAGCTGCCCGCCAACATCCAGTCGGTCGTAATGCTGGAAAATGCTCAGCTCAACTGGACGTCCGGTCATCGGCTGGTGGCGCGCGAGCTTGCCTGGGAAGTGATGACCAGCAGCAAGTACAACGATCCGATGGTAAAGGCGGTCGCGTTCCGATTGTACGGCGAGTTTCAGGCCGAAGGCCACCTGCAGGAGATCAAGTCGCTGTGCTCCGATTACTTCCAGCAGGCGGAAAAGTGCGTTAACTATGTGGTGTCCAAGCAGCAGGGTACGGGTGGGGAGCAGAAAACACCCGCCGGCACGATACCGTCCAGCCATCGCTGTTTCGAGGTGGATCGTAACTACACCGTTCAGCACACGGTCGCCAAATATGCGGATCGTGAATTTGTGCGG CTCAGCAATTTTTTCCGCTCGCAGGAGTGGGAAGCGCGCAAAGCCAACCTGGCCCGCATGGAGGAGGAAGCGACACGTCTGAAGGCGGAAGCGGCACACGCAACCGATCAGCGCCGTAAAGATGTCGGACGTTCGCTTCACTTCATGCACAAAAATTTGCAGCGTGATAGAAAAGCCGCCGAAGAGGTGGAACAAAGCCGGGGAGATTATTTGAATCTGGCACTGTGCTATTACTTGATGTACGCCAAACAGACGACGATCGTGAGCGACATGGTGATCTTTAGGATCATTTCGCTCTGGCTGAACAATCAGCAGAACAAGAGTGCGAAGGAGTTAATCGAAGAGTCGCTGCTCAGCATTCCGTCGTATAAATTTATCGCCGTACTGCCGCAGCTCACGCCGAGGGTAGGGGTGCACGGTGATGTTGGTGCGTTGGTGCAGCGAGCGCTGGTACGGTGTGCGCTCGATCATCCGCATCACACGCTGCCGTTTGTGTTTGCTCAGCTGCATGCCTTCAAGGATCAGCCGGACCACGA AACTCCAGCCAACGACAACCGTTTGCTAGGCGTACGAGAGGTGTACAACAAGCTGAGGCAGGAACCGTCACTAGAGCAAATGTTGCAACAGTCCGAACGGATGAATCTCGCCCTCATCGAGCTGGCCAACAAAACGCTCTCCAGTAGCCCCTCGTTCCGCGAGTACACCATGACCAAGCGCGATCCGCTGGGACTGTTGGCCAATCTGGATCTCGTGCACTGTCCCACGGTAGAGCTGCCGGTCGTGAGGGACGGCAACTATCGTGCACGGATCGTAGGCATCCGGCGCTGGGATCCAAAAGTCATCGGTGTAGGTGGAATCAATGCACCGAAGAAACTAACCTGCCTGTGTCTGGACGGATCGAAGCGGACGCAGCTGCTGAAGGGCAAGGACGATATGCGGCAGGATGCGGTAATGCAGCAGGTATTCGGCATACTGAACATTTTGCTCCGCCACGACAAGGAAACGGCCCACCGGAAGCTGTCCGTGCGCACGTACAAGGTGGTGCCGCTGTCGCGCCAGAGCGGTGTACTGGAATGGTGCAACAATACGATGCCGATCGGGGCTTGGTTGCTGACCGGGCATGTGAAGTACCGGCCGCAGGACATCGAACCGACTGCAGCGCGGAAAAAGTTTACCAAC AACGCGCAAGCGGGCATGACGGTGGAGAAAAAGCTGCAAAACTATTTGGACATTTGCGGCAAAATTCGGCCCGTCTTTCGGCACTACTTTCTCGAACAATACCACAAACCGGGCGTATGGTTCGAACGGCAGCAAAACTACATCAAAAGTGTGGCCGCCAGCTCGATGATCGGCTACGTGCTCGGCATCGGCGACCGACACGTGCAGAACATCCTGATCGACAAGCGCACCGGGGAGGTGATACACATCGACTTCGGTATCGCGTTCGAGATGGGGAAAAACTTGCCCACCCCGGAAACCGTACCGTTCCGGCTGACGCGCGACATCGTGGACGGCATGGGGATCAGCGGTGTGGAGGGTGTGTTCAGGAG ATCGTGTGAAAAAACGCTAGAAGTGCTGCGAAACAATCAGACGGTGATTCTCGCCATCCTGGAGGTACTGCTGTACGATCCGCTCTACTCGTGGAACGTGCTGTCGAACAAGAAGGCGAACCGCCGGCAACAGCAAGCCTACCTGTCCGGCGATGAGTCGGATGCGGACGAAGCGATCGGGCTGCCG